A part of Bacillus thuringiensis genomic DNA contains:
- a CDS encoding DUF2768 domain-containing protein — protein MSDGLLKMWFALGAIGFMFFAVSFILLSRYKIKNKFLKGITALVAYTLMVVSGIVIFLVVFSGPVQQ, from the coding sequence ATGTCAGATGGGCTTTTAAAAATGTGGTTTGCTTTAGGAGCAATTGGATTTATGTTTTTTGCAGTAAGTTTTATTTTACTAAGTAGATACAAAATAAAGAATAAATTTTTGAAAGGGATTACAGCGTTAGTAGCGTACACCCTTATGGTTGTGTCAGGAATTGTTATTTTTCTTGTTGTATTTAGTGGACCAGTACAGCAGTAA
- a CDS encoding stage VI sporulation protein F, which translates to MDNNIFNNIEKEAKVNKEDIFKLASSVQNANLRDETVLRQLIHQVALMAGREVPKEQEDQIVKAIINNNMPADFGSLSKMFKK; encoded by the coding sequence ATGGATAATAACATTTTTAATAACATTGAAAAAGAAGCGAAAGTGAATAAAGAAGATATTTTTAAATTAGCATCATCTGTACAAAATGCGAATTTACGTGATGAGACTGTGCTTCGTCAATTGATTCATCAAGTGGCTCTTATGGCAGGACGTGAAGTGCCGAAAGAACAAGAGGATCAAATTGTAAAAGCGATCATTAACAATAATATGCCCGCTGACTTTGGCTCGTTAAGCAAAATGTTTAAAAAATAA
- a CDS encoding NAD(P)H-dependent glycerol-3-phosphate dehydrogenase, which yields MTKITVVGAGSWGTALAMVLADNGHDVRIWGNRSELMDEINTKHENSRYLPGITLPSTIVAYSSLEEALVDVNVVLLVVPTKAYREVLQDMKKYVAGPITWVHASKGIEPGTSKRISEVIEEEIPENLIKDVVVLSGPSHAEEVGLRQETTVTSAAKRMEAAEEVQDLFMNSYFRVYTNPDIVGVELGGALKNIIALAAGITDGLGLGDNAKAALMTRGLTEIARLGRKMGGNPLTFAGLTGMGDLIVTCTSVHSRNWRAGNMLGKGHSLEEVLESMGMVVEGVRTTKAAHELAEKMEVEMPITAALYDVLFNGNNVKDAVGSLMGRVRKHEVEAIPDLL from the coding sequence ATGACAAAAATCACAGTAGTAGGAGCAGGTAGCTGGGGAACAGCGTTAGCGATGGTATTGGCTGACAATGGACATGATGTACGAATTTGGGGAAATCGCTCTGAACTCATGGATGAGATTAATACGAAACATGAGAATAGTCGATACCTTCCAGGAATTACATTGCCAAGCACAATCGTAGCCTACTCTTCTTTAGAAGAAGCATTAGTAGATGTAAATGTAGTACTTCTTGTAGTACCAACGAAAGCGTATAGAGAAGTATTGCAAGATATGAAGAAATATGTAGCGGGTCCGATTACTTGGGTTCATGCAAGTAAAGGAATTGAACCTGGTACGTCAAAACGTATTTCAGAAGTGATTGAGGAAGAAATTCCAGAGAACTTGATTAAAGACGTTGTTGTACTGTCTGGACCGAGTCATGCTGAAGAAGTCGGTTTACGTCAAGAGACGACGGTTACGTCTGCAGCAAAGCGTATGGAAGCGGCTGAGGAAGTACAAGACCTGTTTATGAATAGTTACTTCCGTGTATACACAAATCCAGATATCGTTGGAGTTGAACTTGGTGGTGCGTTAAAAAATATCATCGCATTAGCTGCTGGGATAACTGATGGACTTGGATTAGGTGATAATGCGAAAGCAGCATTAATGACACGTGGTTTAACGGAGATTGCTCGTTTAGGAAGAAAAATGGGCGGAAATCCATTAACTTTTGCTGGTCTAACTGGTATGGGAGACTTAATTGTAACTTGTACAAGTGTTCATAGCCGAAATTGGCGCGCTGGAAATATGCTTGGAAAAGGACACTCTTTAGAAGAAGTGTTAGAAAGTATGGGTATGGTTGTAGAAGGTGTAAGAACAACGAAAGCTGCTCACGAATTAGCAGAGAAAATGGAAGTTGAAATGCCGATTACAGCTGCTTTATATGACGTGCTATTCAATGGGAATAATGTGAAAGATGCAGTAGGCTCATTAATGGGACGTGTTCGAAAACATGAAGTGGAAGCTATACCTGACTTACTTTAA
- the spoIVA gene encoding stage IV sporulation protein A, producing MEKVDIFKDIAERTGGDIYFGVVGAVRTGKSTFIKKFMELVVIPNIENESDRQRAQDELPQSAAGRTIMTTEPKFVPNQAVSIEVDEGLEVNIRLVDCVGYTVPGAKGYEDENGPRMINTPWYEEPIPFHEAAEIGTRKVIQEHSTIGVVITTDGTIGEIPRRDYIEAEERVVNELKEVGKPFIMIINTVQPYHPDTEQLRQSLSEEYDIPVIAMSVESLRETDVYNVLREALFEFPVLEVNVNLPSWVMVLNEGHWLRQSYQEAVQETVKDIKRLRDVDRVVWQFSQYEFIDRASLAGIDMGQGVAEIDLYAPDELYDQILKEVVGVEIRGKDHLLKLMLDLSHAKIEYDQVADALRMVKQTGYGVAAPALADMSLDEPEIIRHGSRFGVKLKAVAPSIHMIKVDVESTFEPIIGTEKQSEELVRYLMQDFEDDPLSIWNSDIFGRSLSSIVREGIQAKLSLMPENARYKLKETLERIINEGSGGLIAIIL from the coding sequence TTGGAAAAGGTAGATATTTTTAAAGATATTGCGGAACGCACAGGCGGTGATATTTATTTTGGAGTTGTAGGAGCTGTTCGAACAGGGAAATCAACATTCATTAAAAAATTTATGGAACTTGTAGTTATTCCTAATATTGAGAATGAGTCTGACCGTCAAAGGGCGCAGGATGAACTGCCTCAAAGTGCTGCTGGTCGTACAATCATGACGACGGAACCGAAGTTTGTTCCAAACCAAGCGGTTTCTATCGAAGTAGATGAAGGTCTTGAAGTGAATATTCGATTGGTAGATTGCGTTGGATATACGGTTCCAGGAGCAAAAGGCTATGAAGATGAGAATGGCCCACGCATGATTAATACTCCTTGGTATGAAGAACCTATTCCATTCCATGAAGCTGCAGAAATCGGAACACGTAAAGTAATTCAAGAACATTCCACAATTGGTGTTGTAATTACAACAGATGGAACGATTGGTGAAATTCCAAGAAGAGATTATATAGAGGCAGAAGAACGCGTAGTAAATGAGTTAAAAGAAGTCGGAAAACCTTTCATTATGATCATCAACACTGTACAGCCGTATCATCCAGATACAGAGCAATTGCGCCAAAGTTTATCTGAAGAATATGATATCCCAGTCATTGCGATGAGTGTAGAAAGTTTAAGGGAAACAGATGTGTACAATGTACTTCGAGAAGCATTATTTGAGTTCCCTGTTTTAGAAGTGAATGTTAACCTTCCGAGCTGGGTGATGGTGTTAAATGAAGGGCATTGGTTGCGCCAAAGTTATCAAGAAGCGGTTCAAGAGACTGTGAAGGATATAAAACGTCTTCGTGATGTGGACCGTGTCGTTTGGCAGTTTAGTCAGTATGAATTTATTGATCGAGCGAGCTTAGCTGGTATTGATATGGGGCAAGGCGTAGCAGAGATTGATTTATATGCACCGGATGAATTATATGATCAAATTTTAAAAGAAGTAGTAGGGGTAGAAATTCGAGGGAAAGATCATTTATTAAAGCTTATGCTCGATTTATCTCATGCAAAAATAGAATACGATCAAGTGGCGGATGCCTTGCGTATGGTAAAGCAAACAGGATATGGTGTAGCAGCGCCTGCGTTAGCTGACATGAGCTTAGATGAGCCAGAAATTATTCGTCACGGTTCAAGGTTTGGTGTGAAATTAAAAGCTGTAGCTCCGTCTATTCATATGATTAAAGTAGATGTGGAGTCAACGTTTGAGCCAATCATTGGTACTGAAAAGCAAAGTGAAGAACTAGTTCGTTACTTAATGCAGGATTTTGAAGATGACCCATTATCAATTTGGAATTCTGATATATTCGGGCGTTCACTTAGCTCTATTGTTCGAGAAGGCATACAAGCGAAACTATCTTTAATGCCAGAAAATGCGAGATATAAATTAAAAGAAACGCTAGAGAGAATTATTAATGAAGGATCTGGCGGATTAATTGCGATTATATTATAA